The region TCCGCCATGTTCCGGGGTAAATGATGATGTACTTGCCTTCCGTCAGGGGAAGTAAACACAGCACATACCAATGACACATTTGTCCGAGTGACCAATaatttcccccccttcccttcaccCCGCCTCCACTTCAAAATCATGCCAAAACCCCAAGcgcgagaaaaaaaagaatcgtaatcataaaaaatgaaattgtacttgtaaaaaataaaataaacatgagtgagaaaaaacaattgcaattttattttttacatttgtgaacatAACTTTTTCGtttacaattcagaaaaatgcgtttaattttattttttttgatcaCGAGAAACATTTCCACATCTACACTTGTGCTATTTCTTTCCTATGCGGACAATACTTTTGGCACAAAATTGACTCCATATTAATCATACAATGCAgtaatatgcacacacacacagtaggtcTATACATAACTTGAAAtggactgaaataaatatataagaatattcattttaatttttgccaTTAGGATGCTTCCATCTGTAGAAAGTGGGTGTTATACCTACAGGAAATGAATGTTGTATATGCAGGAAGTGGATGTTTGTACTTGCAGGAAATGGATATTGTCTTGGCGGGAAGTGAATGTTGTAGCTGCATGAAGTGTTGTATCTACAGCAAGTAGATGTCTTCACCCATAGGAAGTAGATTAATTTACCTGCAGAAAGTGGATGTTGTCCTCAGTTTCCAGGATGTGTCGGAGCTCCATATCTCTGCGCTGCAGCTCCATGATCTCCTGCTCCAGCCGCTCCACGTAGCCCTCTGCCTGGGACATGGCTGCCTGCTCATTGGCCTCAATCAAGCTGTTGATCTCAGAGCGCCAGCGCTCCACAGCCCCTGCCATCTCAGTGAAGATCTTATTGCAGTCAGACATGGTTCTCTGTGAACAGCTCTGTCACGCATTGAAAAAGTAGAGAGGTGTGAGCAGCAATGATAAGGAGGAAAAGGTAGTTGCCTGTAGTAAATAAGGAATAAATTAGAAGCCTGTAGTAAATGAGGAGTAGGTGAGATGCCTGCAGTAAATGTGGAGTGGGTAACTTTGCTATGGCAAAAGGAGTTGGTCAGTTGCCTATGGTAAAAAATGAGTAGGTGAACTGGCTGTGGTAAATAGACAAAATGTGATGCATATAGTAAATGAGGAGTAGGTTTGATGCCTGTAGTAAATTAGGAATAGCTGAATTGGCTATGGTAAGTGAGAAATAGGAAAAATGCCTGCAGAAAATGAGGAATAGCTGAGTTGTCTGTGGTAAATTGGGAGTAGGTCCATTGGGAATAAAGGGCTATTTGAAATGGAACTTACTTTAAGAACTTCCACATTGTGTCTTAGCTCCTGTAGCTCCTTCATCCGGTCCTGAATGATATGCTGAACTTCAGCTTGTGTCACCACCAGTACTTTCTGCAGGAGGCACGTACATCATTACTGCATCACCACCAGCATGTTCAACAGGAAAACACTGGCGCACAGTGAGGAATGTCATTACCCCATTTATAGCAGGGATTGCACTCCACAGGAGCTTATAATATTACTGCGCATGCAAGTCCTTCAGAACTCAGTTTCTCAGTTGTAGTATTACATTTCTAATGCTTACATAAAGATATGCTCAGGATAATTTGACTTTAAGGGGAGTATAGTATGGCTGCAGAGCATATAGTTTGCAGTTGCAATACTACAATGcttcaaaattgttttgtttgttactgttactgttgtTACTGATAAAGCATGGTTTATACAGGTTATTGTAGTTATTTACATTGAtgacaatgaaataaaacaacaatccATATCAACTGGCGCAGATAGCTAAATAGGCACAGATCATTTTTGCTCCACGCCTTCCAAACCagacgcatacgcacacacacacaacaatgttCGCAGCAGTAACATTAGCAGCTGCAAAGTGAATTCTATTGTTAGTTTTCTGTAATAATTTTTCCCAGCAAACATATGtatttcaacattcaacatAATGTTAATTAATGACACTAATGAAACTCAAAAACATGTTAGAATTCAGTCCTCAGTTAACTGTTAACTAGATATCAAAGACTGAagaatacattacattagatttatttggcagacgcttttatccaaagtgacgtacaaaagtgcatttcatggtcatggaccaTGAACTTGTGTGGTGTAGATGTCTTcaaaacattatccaaaatgtgcaatttggagaggttttggacATCTTTGACAAAACCCTTGCAAAACATTACTTTTAGTtatctgcacatttttttatttttattttttcttgtattttgcaTTGGTGGGAAACTATGGGGAGAACTATGTATGATTTGCCACAAGCTGGAGggaattttgtgaaataaacagtagAGGTGCATTTTAAGTATATTGTGTGTATACTATGAGTAATTCTTCACATATCTCCTACATTTTGATGCATAGTCTTGAGGTCCACATGTGCCCTACAAATAATGCCATAATCTCTCTGCAGAATTTAAGACTAAAGAAAACTGGGGTTAATCGGTTAAGACCCCATCAAGGCTGAAACAGCACCATTCCAAATGAGTGCGTACAAATGGCAAATTTGCACAACCTTAATTTACAGCACACTTCAAACGTCTGTTGAATACTTCTTAAAGGTTTCAGAATCACAGCAATGGCCAGCGCCGGAAATAAAACTAGGCAAACAAATGGGTGAGAAAATGTCACCAGCACCAGCTTGTACtaacatttcagaaatagcCTTGACAACCGTCAACTGTCAAGATTAatcaagaatatatttttatatttaataatatatgtgtgtatcATTCATATCATATGTCAGCCTGTATTGCAAGCACTCAAGCTAGCCAGATGTTCCTAAGAGGAAAAAAATTTAGACACACTTCAGCATCTTTGTTTATTGAAGACAAATAATAAAACGCgtgataaatataaatgtataaaacgTGAATACTTTTGTATTAGTCCTTGATTTATAAAGAAAGCCAGCTGATGGACATGATGCTTGacattgctagctagctagctaatgttaactaaatgtaaaggtccaggaaactgaaatttgTGAATTCTTCACTGAAGtgtagttttaatttttttttgcattcacaaatggccaagaaatattttcaaatgattcttgcaaaaaaaacaaaacaacaacatataAAAGCCTGCACCAAAATTGGCTTGCATTCCCCCTTGGCTAAgcgccaggttttcagtgggcatGGTTTACTGGGTGGTTGCTACTTAACAAAAACCTTAAGTCCACTGAAACCCTTTCTTCATGTAATATGTAACTGAttctcttgccacttttgtgtggGTAAACCAAGCTAAGCTGAAAATGCCTAGTcattgccccttctctggatgtggagaaagcaatacactttttttattttacaacaatGAAGAcccacaagaaatgggttttatttctggaggcCACTGCAATATTTCAACAACTCATACCATACTAGTATTTGCAGTGCCCACTTTCCCGGGACACGGTGGATTggtaagtaggcctacagtGAATTAGTGACAATTAAATACCTTTCAAACAATGTAGAATCAaagactttatttatttggataaaATATCCAGAGTTTGAGGCTTATAtagagtctaatgttagtgtacagttgCTCAGTGTTACAATTTTGAAACTAAAAAACGtgtttacagtttaaataaataacaaaacacactcaaaaaGAATTCAGTATCAGAGAGGGGAATGATGTCAAACACTCTAAATCTTTCACCCTCACATCAAAGATTCACCCTCACAGTAAAGGTTTATCTTCATATTAAATTGTTCACCTGTTTTTCAGCACGCTCCTCATCTGCAGAGACAATGTTATGACTGCGATGTTCTCTCACGGTGCACAGCACGCAGATACACATCTGGTCGGAGCGGCAGAAGAGTTCCAGGCCCTTTTCATGCTGTGGGCAGATCTTGCGCTCCAGGTGTCCCGTCTCATCAACCAGTTTGTGCTTCTTGAAGGTGGAAGACTCATAGTGTGGCTTGATGTGGGTCTCACAGTAGTAGGCCAGGCACATCAGGCAGGACTTAACAGCTTTGCTCTTGCGGCCGATGCAGAAGTCACAAAGGGAATCACGCTGCAGGTAAGGGAAGGGGGAGAGTTCAGGTAGTTGGTGGCAATCTTGCGCCACATTTGGAACATTCCTCTTCAGGACAGGCCGGGGGGTGAAGGTGGCCCTGCACTGGGGGCAGCTATACACACCCAGGTGGTCAGCCTGGTCCCAGTAGATCTTTATGCACTCCAGGCAATATGTGTCCCCACAAGGGATGGTGACGGGGTCCCGCAGGACGTCTGCACAGAGGGGACAGCTGTACTCCTCAGGGGGAACTGGGTAGCGTGAGTCTGCCATGCAACCAGTATAGATACAGCCAAACACCAAGGCAAAGAGTTATTCTGTCCTGCTGAAAGCAGCATCTGCAACTGTATTTAAAGGCACCTCAGTGCTGTTGTGTAAACATACAGGGTACAAGTGGAAATGAACATTATCAGCAGAAACTGAATGGTTTCCATAAACAGTGTGATTGTGATGCCTGCATGAAACTCATTTGTTTGTGGTGGGTGATCAGTGATAGGagtgtgtgaataaacacaGACTGGGTTTCTACAGGAGGAGTCTACTGGGATAACAGGGCAAAGTCATCTGGGTAAAATCTGttatttcatttggaaaacATTCCACCTGAAATCATAATTACAAAGCACTGAATGTGTCATTTGCTGTaaataatgtttcataaatgtTCTTGTATTTGTTAAACAagacaaatgagaaaatattttaaaagctaaaTGTGTAGCTatagaataaataattaatttacatttaaattcattatgCAGCTTGGATGTGTCAATGACTACGGTCCGGAGAAGACTTCATAATctgaactacagaggctacactgtaaATCAATAGTTAGCCACAAAATGGGATGGCTAGGTTGCAGTTTgttaagaagtacctaaaagagcctgcacagttctggaaaaaggactTGTGGACCAGAGgtagaaagtccaggggtcagaaagtaaaagttctgtGATGTGTTTATCCCACCCATGACCGcagtcagctgatttcactaattagttctacctcctggctgatgcTAATGAGAAAATCCAGGTGAtcaacaaaatactggggaggggggggactttcacattctgaacctggattttccacctctgttatGGACAgttgagaccaagattcacttatATCAGTGTGAtgtcaagaacagtgtggaggccaaaaggaactgccaaACATCCaaagtatccccccccccccttatcttATCTATAGCAAGACAATGAtaccaaacatactgctaaagttaaaaaaaaagccaaaaacaacaaaatcattGACTggttgactggctaagtcattcacctgatctgaatccaaagtaacattcttttttttcatttcctgagGATAAAACATAAGgtaactagcccctgaaacaaacagtagctgaagatggctgcagtacaggcctggcagagcatcaccaaatAAGATACTTAGCATCTGATGATGTCTGTGGGCCACAGATTTCAAGCAGTCACTGCATGCAAAGGGTATGTGACAAAGTAGTAAAAATAACtacattcatttacaaaacattaatttgtcccaaacattattgtaCCCtggtggagatggggggggggggtgttctacatggtgaaaccaatgtgtataatcacacaaagtgtgattacaaatctgaaattgtggagtacaaagaaaaaatgtcttttcccAAACATGGAGCTCATTCTATTTTCATAATACATAAACACGAATAAATGATCATTATAATTGTCATTTATGTAAAGCCATATGCCaggtttgaaaaatatttgttgcATGGCTTTCATTGACACATTTGAACAAattttgcatacacacacaagtacttGAATTGGGTATGCCAATCAGTCTCAATCCCAAACCAGCCATGTTTCCTCCAGAGACACAGAactcacagaaaataaagtatAGTGAACTACTTCCCAGTTTTATCTCTTCAACCTGCTACATGTCTTTCTCTTATGTCTTTTCTGCCTTaacttttatgtattttaagcACTTTGTTTAAGCAATGTGGCATCATCAAGCTTGGATGGGTATAGAATTTCTGTTAGTAATAAtgaagtaaaattaattttttaaagggaaatatTTGCAGGTATATCTTCACCAGAAGAGTAGCTGCATTTATATGTCCCCCTACCCTTTTATACTACCCCTTCCTACCACACCCAAACGCACTGCACTCGTTCAGACTAGCTTGTGTACGAAACCATAACTGTTGTTTCAACATTTAGTTGGTTGAA is a window of Anguilla rostrata isolate EN2019 chromosome 9, ASM1855537v3, whole genome shotgun sequence DNA encoding:
- the ftr84 gene encoding tripartite motif-containing protein 16, whose translation is MADSRYPVPPEEYSCPLCADVLRDPVTIPCGDTYCLECIKIYWDQADHLGVYSCPQCRATFTPRPVLKRNVPNVAQDCHQLPELSPFPYLQRDSLCDFCIGRKSKAVKSCLMCLAYYCETHIKPHYESSTFKKHKLVDETGHLERKICPQHEKGLELFCRSDQMCICVLCTVREHRSHNIVSADEERAEKQKVLVVTQAEVQHIIQDRMKELQELRHNVEVLKSCSQRTMSDCNKIFTEMAGAVERWRSEINSLIEANEQAAMSQAEGYVERLEQEIMELQRRDMELRHILETEDNIHFLQNFPTLCVPPEPMVPKVLINSEFSFGEVSKTVTDMKEHLEDICKKEQSKISKKISETPVYILLPRNGGRNFKAPSRKELQEPQTRADFLKYSCRLTLDPNTAYRELVLSDGNCKVTRKRAVQFYPDHPERFDSFSQVLCREPLGGFRYYWEVQWSGEFSIGVAYKSINRKGKNSSSLLGYNDKSWSLLCSDTGYSAWHNKMDKDLPSSLQASRIGVYLDYAGGLIAFYAVSDSMQVIHRFQAHFSEPLFAGFGVGSSVSICHLKANPTLY